From one Lotus japonicus ecotype B-129 chromosome 3, LjGifu_v1.2 genomic stretch:
- the LOC130743142 gene encoding uncharacterized protein LOC130743142, translating into MLQALACYASLSLRLQSEKMVLSDLETIHKPTYHEVEIISRSVRDLPPANYLFKIESYSVLVDTGVEKYETDHVFHAGGYKWRLILYPSGNHKSNGSGHVSLYLAIADTDDLPEGWEVNVNFKLFVFDQKNNNYLTIQAADGAVRKFHEMKKEWGFDQMIELEALLDSCNGYNVKDTCVFGAEVFVISHSGKWESLSLIKEPPKASFTWKLEDFSTLDKDYYLSDPFTVGERDWKLRVYPEGINAEEEDKGLSVYLELTDCEKFPKNRKLFGKFKLGLLDQLHDKYYEKTASHWFDAPSSQVWWGYKKFVPLSDLHKAAKGYLKDDAIVVNVEILTVSIVKISS; encoded by the exons ATGCTGCAGGCTCTTGCATGCTATGCTAGCTTAAGTTTAAGACTTCAATCTGAGAAAATGGTTTTGTCTGACCTGGAGACTATCCACAAGCCAACCTACCATGAAGTTG AAATTATTAGTAGATCTGTGAGGGATCTGCCACCAGCTAATTACTTGTTCAAAATCGAATCGTATTCCGTGTTGGTGGACACAGGGGTGGAGAAGTATGAGACTGATCATGTTTTTCATGCTGGAGGATACAAATG GAGGTTGATACTCTATCCAAGTGGTAATCATAAAAGCAATGGCAGCGGTCACGTCTCCTTATACTTGGCAATAGCAGATACTGATGACCTTCCTGAAGGTTGGGAAGTTAATGTAAACTTCAAGTTGTTCGTGTTTGATCAGAAGAATAACAATTATTTGACCATTCAAG CTGCTGATGGCGCAGTAAGAAAATTTCATGAAATGAAAAAAGAATGGGGGTTTGACCAAATGATTGAATTGGAGGCACTATTGGATTCATGTAATGGATACAATGTGAAAGACACTTGCGTGTTTGGAGCAGAGGTTTTTGTGATTAGTCACTCTGGCAAATGGGAAAGTCTATCTTTGATCAAGGAGCCACCTAAAGCTTccttcacttggaaacttgaggaTTTCTCAACATTGGACAAGGACTATTACCTCTCTGATCCCTTTACTGTGGGAGAGAGAGACTG GAAGTTGAGGGTTTATCCCGAAGGAATTAATGCAGAAGAGGAAGACAAAGGTCTATCTGTTTACCTAGAGCTTACAGATTGTGAAAAGTTTCCAAAGAACAGAAAATTGTTTGGGAAATTCAAGTTGGGATTATTGGACCAGCTTCACGATAAATACTATGAGAAAACAG CAAGCCATTGGTTCGATGCCCCCTCGAGTCAGGTATGGTGGGGATATAAAAAGTTTGTTCCTCTAAGTGACCTCCATAAGGCGGCAAAAGGCTATCTTAAAGATGATGCTATCGTAGTGAATGTTGAAATCCTTACAGTTTCCATAGTTAAGATTTCCTCCTAG